A portion of the Bifidobacterium bifidum ATCC 29521 = JCM 1255 = DSM 20456 genome contains these proteins:
- a CDS encoding aldo/keto reductase, whose translation MVQPLPAGSRATWQADHQINDLLTDENLDMVERLRGVADELGTNLPVLSMAWILQHPEISCVIAGASKPGQLENNLKASGFQIPVDAMAEIDRITGFHRFERHVG comes from the coding sequence GTGGTTCAGCCGCTGCCGGCCGGGTCGCGTGCCACATGGCAGGCGGATCACCAGATCAACGACCTGCTCACCGATGAGAACCTGGACATGGTGGAGCGGCTGCGTGGCGTCGCCGACGAGCTTGGCACGAACCTGCCGGTCCTGTCGATGGCATGGATCCTGCAGCATCCTGAAATCAGCTGCGTGATCGCCGGGGCGAGCAAGCCCGGCCAGCTGGAGAACAACCTCAAGGCATCCGGCTTCCAGATCCCCGTCGACGCCATGGCCGAGATCGACCGCATCACCGGCTTCCACCGCTTCGAGCGCCACGTCGGCTGA
- a CDS encoding MFS transporter: MSTSTARLPHGGKEPVATKLVIVVVPLAILTFLGILSEASLNIAYSTLMEEFSISASVVQWLTAGYLLLLSVSIPSSPFMVRKFATKTLFIMAIAIFTAGTVLGALALLPGAVLGAVSATVVGGMLKRHSVPDHCGSAAAGRVACHMAGGSPDQRPAHR, from the coding sequence ATGAGCACATCAACCGCACGCCTGCCCCACGGCGGCAAAGAGCCGGTCGCCACGAAACTCGTCATCGTCGTGGTGCCTTTGGCCATCCTGACGTTCCTCGGCATCCTGTCGGAAGCGTCGCTGAACATCGCCTACTCCACACTGATGGAGGAATTCTCGATCAGCGCATCGGTCGTGCAATGGCTGACCGCCGGCTACCTGCTGTTGCTGTCGGTGTCGATCCCCAGCTCGCCGTTCATGGTGCGCAAATTCGCCACGAAGACCCTGTTCATCATGGCGATCGCGATCTTCACCGCCGGCACGGTGCTGGGAGCTCTCGCCCTGTTGCCCGGCGCGGTGCTCGGCGCCGTGTCGGCCACGGTGGTCGGCGGCATGCTGAAGCGTCATTCTGTACCCGATCACTGTGGTTCAGCCGCTGCCGGCCGGGTCGCGTGCCACATGGCAGGCGGATCACCAGATCAACGACCTGCTCACCGATGA
- a CDS encoding DMT family transporter: MKKGLSPTTGRVMLLCCAMLWGGSYPIAKVAMGVVTPQWLMGLRLVGASTIMLILFRKRIVPYLNKSIIIPGLVTGLTYWGTMISQTVGLTMIEPGRSAFLTSAYCVLVPFVSWLLMRQRPAARNIVAAALCLTGVGFVSLGSGLGGLTIGTGDLLTLLCAVIFSFNLVCLGKWSRVIDPVALTFAQFVTAGVCFIVGASFSEPAPNASWLAPGVLACLVYLFLGATMLAQIMQNVGLKVTPPSQASIIMCLETVFSMVFSVLFYGETVSGAAATGFALIFLAILVSQIRLNGRLLERVGRKAR; the protein is encoded by the coding sequence ATGAAGAAAGGACTGTCCCCGACGACGGGGCGGGTCATGTTGCTGTGCTGCGCGATGCTGTGGGGAGGTAGCTATCCCATAGCCAAGGTCGCGATGGGTGTCGTCACGCCGCAATGGCTGATGGGATTGCGGCTAGTCGGCGCGTCGACGATCATGCTTATCCTGTTTCGCAAGCGAATCGTACCGTATCTGAACAAATCCATCATCATCCCGGGGCTGGTGACCGGGCTCACGTATTGGGGCACGATGATCAGCCAGACGGTCGGCCTGACGATGATCGAACCCGGCCGCAGCGCATTCCTGACCTCGGCGTATTGCGTGCTGGTGCCGTTCGTCTCATGGCTGCTGATGCGGCAGCGCCCTGCGGCGCGCAACATCGTCGCGGCCGCCCTGTGCCTGACCGGCGTCGGCTTCGTGTCGCTCGGGTCCGGGCTGGGCGGGCTCACGATTGGCACCGGCGACCTGTTGACGCTGCTGTGCGCGGTGATCTTTTCGTTCAATCTGGTGTGTCTGGGCAAGTGGAGCCGCGTCATCGACCCGGTGGCGCTGACGTTCGCGCAGTTCGTGACGGCCGGCGTGTGCTTCATAGTCGGCGCGTCGTTCAGCGAACCGGCGCCGAACGCCTCATGGCTTGCGCCGGGCGTCCTCGCATGCCTGGTCTACCTGTTTCTCGGCGCGACGATGCTGGCTCAGATCATGCAGAACGTCGGGCTCAAGGTGACCCCGCCTTCGCAGGCGTCGATCATCATGTGCCTGGAGACCGTGTTCAGCATGGTGTTTTCGGTGCTGTTCTATGGAGAGACTGTCAGTGGTGCTGCGGCGACCGGATTCGCGCTGATTTTCCTGGCGATACTGGTGTCGCAGATCCGGCTCAACGGGCGTCTGCTGGAGCGGGTCGGCCGCAAGGCGCGGTAG
- a CDS encoding ABC transporter permease produces MTFSLSVMMMTSGDFTLTGFSSDTAIANAANGTFTMSSGEVFGYGESDNGKVIISKALADFNDLKVGDEITVTNPSDTSTTYTFTISGIYKNSTSSNTSAMGPMGGTSQDADNAIYTSVSTLKSLGLDADTTANDDDNNTTTQLGYTYMLGSADDYETFASDVRKAGLDDTYTVQSADVENHESSLVLLDSLAKFALTLLIVVLAVGAVVLNLFNIRERKYEVGVLTAIGVKKVKVAAQFAIELLIVTMCGIALGVAGGAVASVPVSNQLRLLAGDPDRQPGGAVRSRRRYGRCSGQQL; encoded by the coding sequence GTGACGTTCTCTCTTAGCGTCATGATGATGACCTCCGGCGACTTCACGCTCACCGGATTCTCGTCGGACACCGCCATCGCCAACGCGGCGAACGGCACGTTCACGATGTCGTCCGGCGAAGTGTTCGGCTATGGCGAGTCGGACAACGGCAAGGTCATCATCTCCAAGGCGCTCGCCGACTTCAACGACTTGAAGGTCGGCGACGAGATCACCGTCACCAACCCGTCCGACACGTCGACGACCTACACGTTCACCATCAGCGGCATCTACAAGAACAGCACGTCCAGCAACACCAGCGCGATGGGCCCGATGGGCGGCACCTCGCAGGACGCCGACAACGCGATATACACATCCGTCTCCACGCTCAAATCGCTTGGCTTGGACGCCGACACCACCGCGAACGACGATGACAACAACACCACGACCCAGCTGGGCTACACCTACATGCTCGGCAGCGCCGACGACTATGAGACCTTCGCTTCCGACGTCCGGAAGGCCGGACTGGACGACACCTACACCGTGCAGTCCGCCGACGTGGAGAACCACGAATCGAGCCTCGTGCTGCTCGACAGCCTCGCCAAGTTCGCCCTTACGCTGCTCATCGTCGTACTGGCGGTCGGTGCGGTCGTGCTCAATCTGTTCAACATCCGCGAACGCAAATACGAGGTCGGCGTACTCACCGCCATCGGCGTGAAGAAGGTCAAGGTGGCGGCGCAGTTCGCAATCGAGCTGCTGATCGTGACGATGTGCGGTATCGCGCTTGGCGTGGCCGGCGGGGCCGTGGCGTCGGTGCCCGTGTCGAACCAGCTGCGTCTCCTCGCAGGAGACCCAGACCGCCAGCCAGGAGGAGCAGTTCGGTCGCGGCGCCGATATGGGCGGTGCTCCGGGCAGCAGCTCTGA
- a CDS encoding DEAD/DEAH box helicase → MPKRHHDFAAGSAARSVMHTDTDTVDIDDIDAALDASADDKEQDAAPTFAELGVPKPLVHVLAMDGKVTAFPIQADTLADSLNGVDLLGRGQTGSGKTLAFAIPLVARLSEHSVTEVAMKEFEQIRKASDEKAAREQASLPRPRGLVLAPTRELVNQIDEVIQPLAEAYGMSTVTVYGGVSYARQVAGLRAGADIVVACPGRLEDLLRQGKLSLDAVEITILDEADEMADMGFLPPVTRLLEQTDSRGQRMLFSATLDHGVDALVKRFLPDAKVHAVSSVVSQVDTMTHHVFEVSQGNKHEVIRLLASGTGKRILFTRTKFQAKKMAKKLIDEGIPAVDLQGNLSQKQRDRNLLAFEKGLVRVLVATDVAARGIDVHDVTLVVQTDPPADPKSFLHRSGRTARAGEQGDVVTLVLPNQARSTRQMMKRAGIRVKSVAITPASEDLTELVGEHAPVVEGWSLDKALEALRRSERAGRSDRKGGRGGEARGGRGRSGRKSRARGGEHDFSRPSARRDGHRHDGAEMEGRESAQYRFDHRDESQMSIIGEGKPHGKRKHTTKRDRFDGYGRSGFDDGRFDDRRQYRDAEGRKGGKKRRGNDFGDDFNTPFDGREADRRSNRRNGRFHDTSFEDRKGGSHNNDGDNRRDGRNRRSQSGPNRATRKAAGFRKSHGKRNAAPFRRGR, encoded by the coding sequence GTGCCGAAACGTCACCATGATTTCGCGGCTGGTTCCGCTGCGCGTTCCGTTATGCATACCGATACGGACACTGTTGATATAGATGATATCGATGCCGCCCTTGATGCTTCCGCAGATGACAAGGAGCAGGATGCCGCTCCGACGTTCGCCGAGCTCGGCGTGCCCAAGCCGCTGGTGCACGTGCTCGCCATGGACGGCAAGGTCACCGCGTTCCCGATTCAGGCGGACACGCTCGCCGATTCGCTGAACGGCGTCGATCTGCTCGGTCGCGGGCAGACTGGCTCCGGCAAGACGCTCGCATTCGCCATTCCGCTGGTCGCCCGCCTGAGCGAGCACAGCGTCACCGAAGTGGCCATGAAGGAATTCGAGCAGATTCGCAAGGCGTCCGACGAGAAGGCCGCGCGGGAGCAGGCGTCCCTGCCGCGTCCGCGCGGATTGGTGCTCGCGCCGACCCGTGAGCTCGTCAACCAGATCGACGAGGTGATTCAGCCGCTCGCCGAGGCGTACGGCATGAGCACCGTCACCGTGTATGGCGGCGTGAGCTACGCCCGTCAGGTCGCGGGGCTTCGTGCGGGCGCCGATATCGTCGTCGCTTGCCCGGGACGTCTTGAGGATCTGCTGCGTCAGGGCAAGCTGTCTCTGGACGCCGTGGAGATCACGATTCTCGACGAGGCCGACGAGATGGCCGACATGGGATTCCTGCCGCCCGTCACGCGTCTGCTGGAGCAGACCGATTCGCGCGGTCAGCGTATGCTGTTCTCGGCGACGCTCGACCACGGCGTGGACGCGCTGGTCAAGCGGTTCCTGCCGGATGCGAAAGTACATGCGGTCAGTTCTGTCGTCTCGCAGGTCGACACGATGACCCATCACGTGTTCGAAGTGTCGCAGGGCAACAAGCATGAGGTGATTCGTCTGCTGGCCAGCGGCACCGGCAAGCGCATCCTGTTCACGCGCACCAAGTTCCAGGCCAAGAAGATGGCGAAGAAACTGATCGACGAGGGCATTCCCGCGGTCGATCTGCAGGGCAACCTCAGCCAGAAGCAGCGTGACCGCAACCTGTTGGCGTTCGAGAAGGGCCTGGTACGCGTATTGGTTGCCACCGACGTGGCCGCTCGCGGCATCGACGTCCATGATGTGACGCTGGTCGTGCAGACCGATCCGCCGGCCGACCCCAAATCGTTCCTGCATCGTTCCGGCCGCACTGCGCGCGCCGGCGAACAGGGTGACGTGGTGACGCTCGTCCTGCCGAATCAGGCCCGCAGCACTCGCCAGATGATGAAGCGCGCCGGCATCCGAGTCAAGTCGGTGGCAATCACGCCGGCGTCCGAAGATCTGACCGAGTTGGTCGGCGAGCACGCGCCGGTCGTCGAGGGCTGGTCGCTGGACAAGGCGCTTGAGGCTTTGCGCCGTTCCGAGCGCGCCGGCCGCTCCGATCGCAAGGGCGGTCGCGGTGGTGAGGCGCGCGGCGGGCGGGGACGTTCCGGCCGCAAGTCCCGCGCCCGTGGCGGCGAGCATGATTTCTCCCGTCCGTCCGCACGCCGTGACGGCCATCGTCATGACGGCGCCGAAATGGAGGGCCGCGAGAGCGCCCAATACCGGTTCGACCATCGGGACGAATCGCAGATGTCGATCATCGGCGAGGGCAAGCCGCACGGCAAGCGCAAGCACACCACCAAGCGGGACCGTTTCGACGGATACGGGCGCTCCGGCTTCGATGACGGCCGTTTTGACGACCGGCGTCAGTACCGTGACGCTGAGGGTCGCAAGGGCGGCAAGAAGCGCCGCGGCAACGACTTCGGCGACGATTTCAACACGCCGTTTGACGGTCGCGAGGCCGATCGCCGCAGCAACCGTCGCAACGGGCGTTTCCACGACACGTCGTTCGAGGACCGCAAGGGCGGCTCGCACAACAACGACGGTGACAACCGTCGTGACGGGCGGAACCGCAGGAGCCAGAGCGGGCCGAACCGTGCCACGCGCAAGGCCGCGGGATTCCGCAAGTCGCACGGCAAGCGCAACGCGGCGCCGTTCCGCCGCGGTCGCTGA
- a CDS encoding ROK family glucokinase — protein MTTLAIDIGGTKIAAAVCDENDAITHRWRVPTPMDADAINHHIANIYHEAVAAGHDDIQAIGISAAGNVGADRRTLTFAANIPAWINYDLSEHIGALIDHAVPVVVENDANCAGWGEYVHGAGQGSSNMVALTVGTGLGGAIVIDGRLYRGSFGMAAELGHLPMVPDGDTCGCGLRGCAERYTSGSALERFAKSAVRRRPQDAERLMELCGGDVDKLEGPMVSQAAQEGDVLGLYAFGKIGEWLGRAMAATAAVLDPDVFVIGGGVVAVGDILLEPARYNYQRFLEGSAYRGHASIVAATAGQDAGLIGAANLALR, from the coding sequence ATGACCACGCTAGCCATTGATATCGGAGGAACCAAAATCGCCGCAGCCGTATGCGATGAAAACGATGCCATCACACATCGCTGGCGCGTTCCCACACCGATGGACGCCGACGCCATCAACCACCACATCGCCAACATCTACCATGAGGCCGTCGCCGCCGGCCACGACGACATCCAGGCCATCGGCATCTCCGCGGCCGGCAACGTCGGCGCGGACCGCCGCACCCTCACCTTCGCCGCGAACATCCCCGCGTGGATCAACTACGACCTGTCCGAGCACATCGGCGCGCTCATCGACCATGCCGTGCCAGTCGTCGTCGAGAACGACGCCAACTGCGCCGGCTGGGGCGAATACGTGCACGGTGCGGGCCAGGGCAGCTCGAACATGGTCGCGCTGACCGTAGGTACCGGACTGGGCGGAGCAATCGTCATCGACGGGCGGCTGTACCGCGGATCGTTCGGCATGGCCGCGGAGCTCGGACACCTGCCGATGGTGCCGGATGGCGACACCTGCGGATGCGGGCTTCGCGGCTGCGCGGAACGCTACACGTCTGGAAGCGCGCTGGAACGGTTCGCCAAGTCCGCCGTGCGCCGACGCCCGCAGGACGCCGAACGCCTGATGGAGTTGTGCGGCGGCGACGTCGACAAGCTCGAAGGCCCGATGGTCTCGCAGGCCGCACAGGAGGGCGACGTGCTCGGCCTGTACGCCTTCGGCAAAATCGGCGAATGGCTCGGCCGCGCGATGGCCGCCACCGCCGCGGTGCTCGACCCGGACGTCTTCGTGATCGGCGGTGGCGTAGTGGCGGTCGGCGACATCCTGCTGGAGCCGGCGCGATACAACTACCAGCGGTTCCTGGAGGGCAGCGCATACCGTGGCCACGCGAGCATCGTCGCCGCCACCGCCGGGCAGGACGCCGGCCTGATCGGCGCCGCCAACCTGGCACTGCGCTAA
- a CDS encoding DUF2974 domain-containing protein — translation MGNIIDDIRANEDTFADRPFNEVDSLALAQLSYARMPVNVPRLDAEATDVDLAMVGVRDLLRAECYDDMFGKVWSPSMNVDLLRAMCESPRWRDLRVGGYVDEFDPETTKQFSACVFDVGDGSSYVAFRGTDSTIVGWKEDFAMAFRRPVAAQESAARYLADIAGRRDGPLMVGGHSKGGNLAVYAAANAPAAVQERLIAVFCHDGPGFDADFFDTPGYARVAPLVDKSVPESSIVGMLFEMREHVEDGYTIVSSDGASIMQHFALNWQVERGEFVHAGGLSASSRYLARTINGWMAKFDDEHRRRFIENLFAVLEAGGYDTFGELTSHWTQSLPVMLAAVRGIDAEDRDVMADVLKGFAATAATSVIATKQ, via the coding sequence ATGGGGAACATCATCGATGACATCCGCGCGAACGAGGACACGTTCGCCGACCGTCCGTTCAACGAGGTCGACAGTCTGGCGCTCGCGCAGCTGTCATACGCGCGGATGCCCGTCAACGTGCCGAGACTCGATGCGGAGGCGACGGACGTCGACCTCGCCATGGTGGGCGTCAGGGACCTGCTGCGCGCGGAATGCTATGACGACATGTTCGGCAAGGTGTGGTCGCCGTCGATGAATGTCGACCTGTTGCGGGCGATGTGCGAAAGCCCGCGCTGGCGGGATCTGCGCGTCGGCGGCTACGTGGACGAGTTCGACCCCGAGACCACCAAGCAGTTCTCCGCCTGCGTGTTCGACGTCGGCGACGGCTCATCGTACGTCGCGTTCCGCGGCACCGACAGCACGATCGTCGGCTGGAAGGAGGATTTCGCGATGGCGTTCCGTCGTCCGGTCGCCGCGCAGGAGTCCGCCGCGCGGTATCTGGCCGACATCGCGGGGCGCCGGGACGGCCCGCTCATGGTCGGCGGCCATTCCAAAGGCGGCAATCTGGCGGTGTATGCGGCCGCAAACGCGCCTGCCGCGGTGCAGGAGCGCCTTATCGCCGTGTTCTGCCATGACGGGCCGGGCTTCGACGCCGACTTCTTCGATACTCCCGGTTATGCGCGGGTCGCGCCGCTCGTCGACAAGTCGGTGCCGGAATCGTCGATCGTCGGCATGCTGTTCGAGATGCGCGAGCATGTGGAGGACGGCTATACGATCGTCTCCAGCGACGGCGCCAGCATCATGCAGCATTTCGCGTTGAACTGGCAGGTCGAGCGCGGCGAGTTCGTGCACGCCGGCGGCCTGTCCGCGAGCTCCCGGTATCTGGCGCGCACGATCAACGGGTGGATGGCGAAGTTCGATGACGAGCATCGCCGCCGGTTCATCGAGAACCTGTTCGCCGTCCTCGAGGCCGGCGGGTATGACACGTTCGGCGAACTCACCTCGCATTGGACGCAGTCGTTGCCGGTCATGCTCGCCGCCGTCCGCGGCATCGACGCCGAGGACCGTGACGTGATGGCAGACGTACTCAAGGGGTTCGCCGCGACAGCCGCGACGTCGGTGATCGCGACGAAGCAATGA
- a CDS encoding sulfite exporter TauE/SafE family protein, with protein MRGVDAVVIAGFSLMTMLLILLAGIGAGFVGYAVGASSLVSYPALLALGIPPVLANASNTVGVIGTGIGGVLGARKELRGQRLRSITYVSIGAVGGVAGAALLLSLDPKIFEFAVPPLILFSSLIIAVNPRGRMQARQAAADVMAQARSLTTPQGQGSDGAPASAPASTQPMSKDPWWIWLGVAFVAVYSGYFGAGAGTCALAVLDAGKIGPFHQINALKTLIGTGANISASVIFIVRGVVDWPAAILLCIGCFIGGYIASPVTRRIPARIMRIAAVLAGIVLTVDLAMKTYL; from the coding sequence ATGCGGGGAGTTGATGCGGTGGTGATTGCCGGTTTTTCGCTGATGACGATGCTGCTGATCCTGCTGGCCGGCATCGGTGCCGGATTCGTGGGATATGCGGTCGGCGCGTCTTCGCTGGTATCGTATCCGGCCCTGCTGGCGCTGGGTATTCCGCCGGTCCTCGCCAACGCGAGCAATACCGTCGGCGTGATCGGCACCGGCATCGGTGGCGTGCTGGGCGCCCGCAAGGAGCTGCGCGGGCAGCGGCTGCGTTCCATCACCTACGTAAGCATCGGCGCGGTGGGAGGCGTCGCCGGCGCTGCGCTGCTGCTCAGCCTCGACCCGAAGATCTTCGAATTCGCCGTTCCGCCGCTGATCCTGTTCAGCTCGCTGATCATAGCGGTCAATCCGCGCGGCCGCATGCAGGCGCGGCAGGCCGCGGCGGACGTCATGGCCCAGGCCAGATCCCTGACGACGCCACAAGGGCAGGGGAGCGACGGCGCGCCCGCGTCGGCTCCCGCATCGACACAACCCATGTCCAAGGACCCATGGTGGATATGGCTCGGCGTCGCGTTCGTGGCGGTATACAGCGGATATTTCGGTGCCGGTGCCGGCACGTGCGCGCTCGCGGTGCTCGACGCAGGCAAGATCGGTCCGTTCCATCAGATCAATGCGCTCAAGACGCTGATCGGCACCGGTGCGAACATCAGCGCGTCGGTCATCTTCATCGTGCGCGGCGTCGTGGACTGGCCTGCGGCCATCCTGCTGTGCATCGGCTGCTTCATCGGCGGATACATAGCGTCGCCCGTCACTCGCAGGATCCCGGCCCGGATCATGCGCATCGCGGCTGTGCTCGCCGGCATCGTACTCACCGTTGATCTGGCGATGAAAACCTACCTGTGA
- a CDS encoding transposase yields the protein MRGAGYAVLKDPDRLTAGQSEAFNNRIKVTVRMAYGFHRVTNLIALVMPRCGGLDIRLPQPVI from the coding sequence ATGCGCGGCGCCGGGTACGCCGTATTGAAGGACCCCGACAGGCTGACCGCCGGGCAGTCGGAGGCGTTCAACAACAGGATCAAGGTCACCGTCCGCATGGCCTACGGCTTCCACCGCGTCACCAACCTCATCGCCCTGGTCATGCCCAGATGCGGCGGACTCGACATCCGACTGCCACAACCCGTAATCTAA
- a CDS encoding O-acetylhomoserine aminocarboxypropyltransferase/cysteine synthase family protein, with translation MTHIDTTCVQGGYQPGNGESRTPPIIQATTFKYTSSEQMSRLFDLSESGYFYTRLQNPTNDTVAAKICELEGGAAAMLTSSGQAANFFALFNICNAGDHIVASSAIYGGTFNLINVTMRKMGIECTFVSPDCTPEELDAAFRPNTKAVFGESISNPALIVLDFDKFTAAAHDHGVPIIVDNTFPTPVNCRPFDYGVDIVTHATTKYMDGHGSCVGGAIVDSGRFDWMAHADKFPGLTTPDDSYHGVTYATDFGPAAYIIKATAQLMRDFGSTPAPINSWIMGMHLESLAVRMERHCANALAVARFLEADPRISWVSYPGLEGDRNHALAAKYMPNGTCGVISFGVPGGRDTVSSLLDHFRMISIATHVADARSCTLYPAGTTHRQLTEEQLEEAGVGIDLVRLSCGIENADDIIADLRQAMDAVL, from the coding sequence ATGACGCACATCGACACCACCTGTGTCCAAGGCGGATACCAGCCGGGCAACGGGGAGTCCCGCACTCCCCCGATCATCCAGGCCACGACGTTCAAGTACACGTCGAGCGAGCAGATGAGCCGACTGTTCGACCTGTCCGAATCCGGCTACTTCTACACCCGTCTGCAGAACCCGACCAACGACACGGTCGCCGCCAAGATCTGCGAGCTCGAAGGCGGCGCGGCCGCGATGCTCACCAGCTCCGGCCAGGCGGCGAACTTCTTCGCCCTGTTCAACATCTGCAACGCGGGCGACCATATCGTGGCCTCGTCCGCGATCTACGGCGGCACGTTCAACCTCATCAACGTGACGATGCGCAAGATGGGCATCGAATGCACGTTCGTGAGCCCCGACTGCACGCCCGAGGAGCTGGACGCCGCGTTCCGGCCGAACACCAAGGCCGTGTTCGGCGAATCCATCTCCAACCCGGCGCTCATCGTGCTGGACTTCGACAAGTTCACCGCCGCCGCGCACGACCACGGCGTGCCGATCATCGTCGACAACACGTTCCCCACGCCGGTCAACTGCCGCCCGTTCGACTACGGCGTCGACATCGTCACGCACGCGACCACCAAGTACATGGACGGCCACGGCTCCTGCGTGGGCGGCGCGATCGTCGACTCCGGCCGCTTCGACTGGATGGCCCACGCCGACAAGTTCCCGGGACTGACCACGCCCGACGACTCGTACCACGGCGTCACCTACGCCACCGACTTCGGCCCGGCCGCCTACATCATCAAGGCCACCGCGCAGCTCATGCGCGACTTCGGTTCCACGCCGGCGCCGATCAACTCGTGGATCATGGGCATGCACCTGGAGTCGCTGGCCGTGCGCATGGAACGCCATTGCGCCAACGCACTCGCCGTGGCGAGGTTCCTCGAAGCCGACCCGCGCATCTCATGGGTGAGCTACCCGGGGCTGGAAGGCGACCGCAACCATGCGCTGGCCGCCAAGTACATGCCGAACGGCACGTGCGGCGTGATCTCCTTCGGCGTGCCCGGCGGGCGCGACACGGTCTCCTCGCTGCTCGACCATTTCCGGATGATCTCGATCGCCACGCACGTGGCGGATGCGCGCAGCTGCACGCTCTACCCGGCAGGCACCACCCACCGCCAGCTCACCGAGGAGCAGCTTGAGGAGGCCGGCGTCGGCATCGACCTGGTACGCCTGAGCTGCGGCATCGAAAACGCCGATGACATCATCGCCGACCTCAGGCAGGCCATGGACGCCGTGCTCTGA